The proteins below come from a single Sorghum bicolor cultivar BTx623 chromosome 4, Sorghum_bicolor_NCBIv3, whole genome shotgun sequence genomic window:
- the LOC8059049 gene encoding uncharacterized protein LOC8059049, with protein MVKLATARECRTYSLGAGAGSGTASRNRWEYINAGVYILAAVLLVAGFLAQLPPWGRGWSGRPGLVVTAIGLAGVLAVNAHDLLAHVAGVDYRLGTVAGLDAQLALVELAVPAVQIVGTLLMLVAVIFFEIQMERGYRHSLAVHGLNLLIAGPALWCLGSVHNICQVYERASGHVQLLQKSVQIPLLLGSTLFLVAGVVNRHDRRSRHSAFVLLGRSWVWFCVFGSLLFLAGGVLNLLKVFKTQQMGGRGLEKLRGGAQERLALEREGKVPLILEHGHGGGGGGGRTRPGPAAGAMTPPPGSYKDALVSSAS; from the exons ATGGTGAAGCTGGCGACGGCGCGCGAGTGCCGCACATACAGCCTGGGCGCCGGCGCGGGGTCCGGCACGGCGTCGCGCAACCGGTGGGAGTACATCAACGCCGGGGTGTACATCTTGGCGGCGGTGCTCCTGGTCGCCGGGTTCCTGGCGCAGCTCCCGCCGTGGGGGCGCGGGTGGTCCGGCAGGCCGGGGCTCGTGGTGACCGCGATCGGGCTCGCCGGCGTGCTGGCCGTCAACGCGCACGACCTCCTGGCGCACGTCGCCGGCGTCGATTACCGGCTCGGGACGGTGGCTGGCCTCGACGCGCAGCTCGCGCTCGTCGAGCTCGCCGTCCCCGCCGTGCAGATCGTCGGCACACTGCTCATGCTCGTCGCTGTCATCTTCTTTGAGATTCAG ATGGAGAGAGGGTACCGGCACAGTCTAGCAGTGCACGGCCTGAACCTGCTCATAGCCGGGCCGGCGCTGTGGTGCCTGGGGTCCGTGCACAACATCTGCCAGGTCTACGAGCGAGCGAGCGGGCACGTCCAGCTCCTGCAGAAGAGCGTGCAGATCCCGCTGCTGCTGGGGAGCACCCTCTTCCTCGTCGCCGGCGTCGTCAACCGGCACGACCGCCGCAGCCGCCACTCCGCCTTCGTGCTACTG GGGAGGAGCTGGGTGTGGTTCTGCGTGTTCGGGAGCCTCTTGTTCCTGGCCGGCGGCGTGCTGAACCTGCTGAAGGTGTTCAAGACGCAGCAGATGGGCGGGAGGGGACTGGAGAAGCTGCGCGGCGGCGCGCAGGAGCGGCTGGCACTGGAGAGGGAGGGCAAGGTGCCCCTCATCCTGGAGCAtggccacggcggcggcggcggcggcggacggacTAGGCCTGGCCCTGCGGCAGGGGCGATGACGCCGCCGCCCGGGTCCTACAAGGACGCGCTCGTCAGCAGCGCCAGCTAG